DNA sequence from the Coffea eugenioides isolate CCC68of chromosome 9, Ceug_1.0, whole genome shotgun sequence genome:
GAAAATCTCTAACGTACTTGAAGGTGAAAATCAATTCCCCTCCAGAAAACACTAAAAATCGAGAGCAAAATTAAAACTAGTTAAAAGCAACCATCAGGTGATATAGCTACTTGGGCTCTGCATCACAAGAGTTAGCTTGCATGGGATTAGGATTATTTAAAACCTCTGCAGCACCCTTGTTAGGATTCTCCAACATCAATGGCTTATCAATATTGTTTTGGGGGTTTAAAATTCTATAACATCAAGAGCTGATCAATAGTAATTGGGGATTTAGGATTCTCTAGCATTAAGGGCTCATCAACATCAATTTCTAGCTTAGGTATTGCTAACATTGAGAGCTGATTGTTATCAATCAGGGAGTTAGGATTGTCGAACATGAAGAGCTCATCATCAGCTTCAAGTTTAGGATTTCCTGATATTAAAAGCTGATGGCTATTAGTTTCGAAGTTAAGATTCTCAAGCATGAAGGGATCATCAGTGCCATCAACTTTGTCCTCATTATCAGACTCACAAAGAATAACTGGACGCCCACCAAAGTTATCAAGAGAAACATTAGGAATCAATACACTTGATGAAAAATCAGCATTGTTATTAGTAGCAACATTGTTGTTAGCAGCATTATTGTCACCAGGATTATCGTTAGCAACAACAGCAGGAATGGCATTATTGTCAACAACATTATTGTTAGCAGCCATCGCTTCGGCTCTAGTCAAAACATTCTGCCTCAAAATCTCCATAGCATCCATATGTTCAACTAGTTCATCCAGTTCAAGATTATCAACAGGCAGATCCCACCAAAACCCTTTTGAATTATCATCCTTGTGCTGCATTAAAAGCTTCCCTTTCGCCTTTTCAATCTCAATCTCTTTCATAATATCCAAATatttcttctcctcctcctcttcctgCTGACAGTGAATTTGATTTACaatgtgagaaccctaaaattaCACATTTTCTCAGCTTTTTGTTTATTCTCACTTCCATTGTTTTATTTAAATGAAACTTTGCTCGCCATGTTTCTAAGGGAGTTTTCATTATAAATGTGAGTATGTGATTGTGTGTATTACATGTATTTGTATGaaattatgtatatatatctttgttggaCATACGGACGAACGCGGCGTGTgagtttggaaaagaaaatttttgctgAAAATGGTTGGTACCAAATCCGgccgcaaatccggccagttcttggccgggtTGCTTgagggatttgaaaaaaaattgtgttGCGCCACTACCCtgtatccggccggattgtgatgtgGCAGCTTCGGCAGCCAACTTTGACCAGCTGTTTCTCTTCATacttatcttgttttggctgcatttgctcttcatttttcatcttccttggccggctgtcttggagagaaaacaaaaagggaaaaaaactccattttcttcacttcatttgcttacctaaatcttgagttttaaccagTGGAATCCTAAACTAATCCGTACAAGTGCTAGCTAAGAGGGATTAAAGGTTTTGGTGGatttatttttaaaagaaaagctCTAAGTTGCTAGCTTTCTTGAGCTTGAGGTAAGTTGGATAAGAAAGTATCTCTTGCTTTAATAATGGTTAATTGGTGGTTGGTAGAGGTTAGTTATGCTATTTTGTAGaggatttcatgattttaagtgaGGTTGGatcaatttctgatttattggggaattttctgattttataagATTAGTGTTAGTTGGTCATAAAATGAAGCTTGATATGGTATAAAATGAAGCTTGTGCATatcaattgtggttaattgcagaaaatttcagtaGTTGTGCGGAAATTGtaattttagggttttaatttggGGTTTTTTTTATGGTTGGGTCTTAAGTTCCTAATTGGCCttgattgaagggtattgtcGTCCTAATTCGatatattttattgcttatgACCCGTATGTGTGATTGTGGTTAATTACTatgagaattggttgttgattgTAGGGTGAAAGTGAAGAATTTAGGGGGAAATGCTgcccgtttattttcttgtaatttgAGTGAGTTAAAGTGGATTTGAGAATGTGATTTTCATGTCAAGTTGGACGTACTTCGTTGAGAACTACTTCGGTTCTCTCGAAGGGTGTTCGAGGAGTacatttctatttgaacttataTATTTACGCTTGGTGATTAGCACAACCGTTTtaccattttaaaacataataCCTCTTCAGTTTGACACTTCAAATGTTTACTTATTTCTTGCCAAAATAAAGAgaagtggtttagggttttctcggccatGGGAATCCATTGTGTTTACAAGTGAGGTTTAAGTGTGAAATTaaggtattttgtcctccttttcacatgattttcatcaagacatttggtatataatatctacttgaatatatgtTGATTTTGAGCCACATAAACGATTCGGAAACATATTTCTTTCGCTAATCTAGTCAGATTCTGAtttgtctttggttcaagtgttttccattggaattTTCTACAACCCTTTTGAGTTtcgttttgttttttatttgtgAAACCCTTAGTTATTTCCGTCCTCAGATCCAAATGccttttttcacttttaaaGTCATATTTATACGTTTTACTCATCGTTGGTcggtttttttttcaatttcacctaattgtttttGCTAGATGACCTGTAATATTCTCTCTTGCTTAATCTTAGGTTTCACTGGTGACTGAGGTTATTATCCGGAgggatattttggacgttattttgcgtaaataggtgagtgttccttgtttgttatattttcattgactatgtggcttgttcttgattatatgacttgttatgaatgaatgataacatgttaaacgttttcaatgattgcttaaaatgagttttctaggcgaatgtgtactttatcgcacttgacctaaatgaatgtgaaattttcaatgattgaatgat
Encoded proteins:
- the LOC113782453 gene encoding agamous-like MADS-box protein AGL23 — translated: MEETVIVVKKRLRSKKFRRKPNCKSRFRSARRGLFKKAAELSVLCSADVVVLVQSPAGKVFATGGHASVDSIIDRYVAALQGKHQEEEEEKKYLDIMKEIEIEKAKGKLLMQHKDDNSKGFWWDLPVDNLELDELVEHMDAMEILRQNVLTRAEAMAANNNVVDNNAIPAVVANDNPGDNNAANNNVATNNNADFSSSVLIPNVSLDNFGGRPVILCESDNEDKVDGTDDPFMLENLNFETNSHQLLISGNPKLEADDELFMFDNPNSLIDNNQLSMLAIPKLEIDVDEPLMLENPKSPITIDQLLML